Proteins encoded by one window of Triplophysa rosa linkage group LG19, Trosa_1v2, whole genome shotgun sequence:
- the ppp1r26 gene encoding protein phosphatase 1 regulatory subunit 26 isoform X4 has product MFLKTVPPAVAIHSEWRSSKSCILPLFFNDSASDSDLASVNGTPIPQKIQMIIESLHSTQSSDMTDNVQDAHSSHETGCKGQVRLADTAVRSCRTDARRQAAGSDTGEDSDSDDSVDRGIEEAIQEYLKEKVDHKRKGDSVTGSSPAAKLQRREPSAPDAAKQLAHSGSGKVLTASNHIQREPSTQPLKEKVKKKSLSKENPFKKADVSKSLPVKSPPLSRCKKGSSSSSEMDRSPPRLVIKEELLDSSSDDGIEEEIKRFQQEKKVKLECKKDTTRNPQRTDDSDTSSDEGIEEAIRRFQAEKCENKTSPLKPTQPVLVQRIAQPLKTLSKKNNTKKLTTKKSERPASLTISQFLNKCSSQGSKVKALAAQPTSPRTTDAEHQIPSGLNVDTADLMCAEAILDISKTVMPEVFESNFNRTTQQTFPATDDKSNDSSVDSEDGIEQEIRKFLELKAQLNKEPSPDPTAGKEPKKKAKETQSSKVRLSLSRKRKFKEQSKPSADGGAACDVNKEMPSGKTSVRSESTRSQISSSGISAPLTVKNNKPKQNSPARKVSDASVPQDKGSPNASLSLIGSERNDSSDKSSSLDSDEDLDAAIKDLLKTKKKVKKKVRDMRARKGLSEALTTDTLKKLKLTTEQKNAPHVKTVKSTLHAKSNKSPRSKAGKSKSEAQNCKQPTSLGNDGGVNEHHQESGLPPSIQQANEDDSCVDSDDSIEQEIRRFLAERAKVATPVLKNVKQEGGGDEDLATAADVKLEHQQIPIEPPAGLQNNETQTEMKCAGVSLFVNRQTDSPAEADKGPVLTPGSSCIKGFWKAENENLEISTSGDQKNGLSSKSISVSHISLKFSSFTSPSEMPQTSDQHQNLFLMASGDGRMNELTECPSTDCNERLTSHQSRPAPRIPLSEVIRSVCPSPFSKTEPPESSPSTENPAITTGDVSSSTPPGSRTEEIYVHDHMNRDKKDQSSPDQTAFPSFSAQKTNHLQVFVHLYRSWDFTESIHCA; this is encoded by the exons ATGTTCCTGAAGACAGTTCCTCCGGCGGTGGCTATTCACTCAGAATGGAGGTCCAGTAAAAGCTGCATCCTGCCTCTCTTTTTCAATGACAGTGCCTCCGACAGCGACCTCGCCTCTGTTAACGGCACCCCCATCCCACAGAAGATCCAGATGATCATAGAGAGCCTCCACAGCACCCAGTCTTCGGACATGACTGACAATGTGCAGGACGCGCACTCCAGCCACGAGACCGGCTGCAAGGGTCAAGTGCGACTCGCGGACACAGCGGTGAGGTCCTGTCGAACGGATGCTAGGAGACAGGCCGCTGGGTCTGATACTGGAGAAGATTCGGACAGCGACGATTCTGTGGACAGGGGCATCGAGGAGGCCATTCAGGAGTATTTAAAGGAGAAAGTGGACCACAAGCGCAAAGGGGATTCGGTGACGGGTTCGTCCCCAGCGGCCAAACTTCAACGGAGGGAACCGAGCGCGCCAGACGCTGCTAAACAACTCGCACATTCCGGCAGCGGTAAAGTGTTAACCGCTAGCAATCACATTCAGAGAGAGCCCTCAACGCAGCCCTTGAAGGAGAAAGTCAAGAAGAAAAGTCTAAGCAAAGAAAACCCCTTTAAGAAAGCAGACGTGAGTAAAAGTTTGCCGGTCAAAAGCCCTCCTCTGTCCAGATGTAAAAAAGGGTCATCTTCGTCTTCTGAGATGGACAGATCTCCACCACGTCTCGTCATTAAAGAGGAATTGCTCGACTCCAGCAGCGATGATGGAATTGAAGAGGAGATTAAGAGGTTCCAGCAGGAGAAAAAAGTCAAGCTAGAATGTAAAAAAGACACCACGAGAAACCCACAACGAACCGATGACTCTGATACCAGCAGCGATGAAGGGATTGAAGAAGCCATACGTCGCTTCCAGGCAGAAAAATGCGAGAATAAGACAAGTCCTCTAAAACCTACCCAACCCGTGCTTGTACAACGTATTGCTCAACCACTCAAAACGCTGTCCAAGAAGAACAATACGAAGAAACTGACCACTAAAAAGTCTGAACGCCCCGCCTCACTGACCATAAGTCAATTTCTAAACAAATGTTCATCTCAAGGCTCAAAAGTGAAAGCACTCGCAGCTCAGCCCACCAGTCCACGAACCACAGACGCAGAGCATCAGATCCCCTCCGGTTTAAATGTGGACACAGCTGACCTGATGTGTGCAGAAGCCATTCTGGACATCTCCAAGACGGTCATGCCTGAGGTCTTCGAGTCCAACTTTAACAGAACCACGCAGCAGACGTTTCCCGCCACCGACGACAAAAGCAATGACAGCTCCGTTGACAGCGAGGACGGAATTGAACAGGAGATCAGGAAATTTCTGGAGCTCAAAGCGCAGTTGAATAAAGAGCCTTCTCCAGATCCAACAGCAGGCAAAGAGCCAAAGAAAAAGGCGAAGGAAACCCAGTCGAGTAAAGTAAGGTTGTCTTTATCAAGAAAACGCAAATTTAAAGAACAAAGCAAACCTTCAGCAGATGGAGGCGCCGCTTGTGACGTTAATAAAGAGATGCCATCAGGGAAAACTTCAGTCCGCAGCGAATCAACCAGATCTCAGATTTCATCCTCTGGGATTTCTGCTCCTCTCactgtgaaaaacaacaaaccaaaacaaaactcTCCCGCTCGTAAGGTGTCGGACGCTTCCGTACCCCAAGACAAAGGTTCACCAAACGCTTCATTGTCTTTGATTGGCTCGGAGAGAAATGACAGCAGTGATAAAAGCAGCTCGTTGGACAGCGACGAGGATCTTGATGCTGCGATTAAAGACTTGCTTAAAACGAagaaaaaggttaaaaagaAGGTAAGGGACATGAGGGCAAGAAAAGGACTTTCAGAAGCATTAACTACAGATACTTTGAAAAAGCTTAAACTGACCACAGAGCAGAAGAACGCCCCTCATGTCAAGACTGTCAAATCTACATTGCATGCTAAAAGCAACAAGAGTCCTCGGAGCAAAGCTGGTAAGAGCAAATCAGAAGCCCAAAACTGCAAACAGCCTACAAGCCTTGGAAACGATGGAGGTGTGAATGAACATCATCAAGAATCTGGCTTACCCCCTTCTATTCAACAAGCAAACGAGGATGACAGTTGTGTTGACAGCGATGACAGCATTGAACAGGAGATCAGGAGATTTTTGGCCGAGAGAGCCAAAGTGGCCACACCTGTACTTAAAAACGTCAAACAGGAGGGGGGCGGTGATGAAGATTTGGCAACGGCCGCAGATGTTAAACTAGAGCATCAACAGATTCCCATCGAACCTCCTGCTGGGCTTCAAAATAATGAAACGCAAACGGAAATGAAATGTGCAGGTGTATCTTTATTTGTTAACAGACAAACGGACTCTCCTGCGGAAGCCGATAAGGGACCAGTCCTCACACCGGGCAGCTCGTGCATTAAGGGTTTTTGGAAAGcggaaaatgaaaatttggagaTCTCAACTTCAGGAGACCAAAAGAATGGCTTGTCCAGTAAAAGCATTTCTGTCAGTCATATAAGCTTGAAATTCAGCTCTTTCACATCACCATCAGAAATGCCACAAACATCTGATCAACACCAGAACTTGTTCCTGATGGCGTCTGGTGACGGCAGAATGAATGAGCTCACTGAATGTCCTTCGACCGACTGTAATGAACGTCTAACCAGCCATCAAAGCAGACCAGCCCCGAGGATACCTTTGAGCGAAGTCATCAGGTCTGTGTGTCCTTCACCATTCTCCAAAACAGAACCTCCCGAAAGCTCGCCCTCCACAGAGAACCCTGCGATCACCACAGGTGACGTCTCGTCCTCCACACCCCCAGGCAGCAGGACAGAGGAGATTTATGTACATGATCACATGAACAGGGACAAAAAAGACCAGTCCTCACCGGACCAGACAGCCTTCCCATCATTCTCAGCTCAAAAGACAAACCACCTGCAG GTCTTTGTCCACCTCTATAGATCCTGGGATTTTACTGAGTCCATACATTGCGCTTGA